GGGATCACCACGAGGAACGAGTCGGCGAGCACGAGCCCGAACAGGATCGCGAGCACCCACGGGTCCGCGGCCAGTGCGGCCAGCCAGGCGTCGATCACTGTCTCTGGATAGTGGGCGCGGGTGAACGGCAGGGATACGGCGTCTCCCGAACGCCTGTGAGTGGTGCGCGCGGCATCAGCCGGCCGTCGGCGTGAGCAGGACCACGTCGGTCGGGGTGCGGCGCGATGCGGCGAGGGCGTCGAGGTCGGCGTTCGTCGCGCACCACGCCGCCCACAGCCGGTCCCGCTCGGTGCCCGCGGCCCGGCTCGCGACCACCTCGTGCCTCGAGCCGTCGGCGAGCGCCACGGTGGCGCGGGGGTCGGCCTTCAGGTTCAGCCACCAGGCGGGGTGTCCCTCGCTCCAGCCGTTCATCGCGAGCGTGTGCCATCGTCCGCCGTCCTCGAGGTACGCCACGACCGCCAGGCGCGGCTCGCCGGATCGCCGGCCGCGGGTGTGCAGCGTGAGCGATCCCCAGCCGCGCCGATCGGCGGTCGTCCACAGCCCGCGGCCCGGGCCTCGGCGGGCGATCGCCCGATGGATGCGCCACGCCGTCGTCACGAACCAGCGCGGCGGCACGAACGGCCTCTTCTCGCTCATGGGTCCTCCCGGGTCGGCTCCAGGCTCCCACCGCGCCCCGGTCTGGCACACGGGGGAGAACCCGACGCGTCGGCTCCGGGTTGTCTGTGGGCGGCGCGCGCACCCTGCCGCGGCGGCGCGCGCGTGAATAGGCTGAGATGGTGGCGAGGAGCATCTACATCACGTCCGCGGAGGGGCACTCCGGCAAGTCGACGATCGCGCTCGGGACGCTCGATGCGCTGAGCCGCGTGACGCCCCGCGTCGGGGTGTTCCGCACGATCGCCCGCTCCACCGAGGAGCGCGACTACGTGCTGCAGATGATGCTCGACCACGACGGCGTCGACCTCGAGTACGACGAGTGCGTCGGCGTCACCTACGACGAGGTGCGGGCCGACCCCGAGCGGGCGCTCGGGCGGATCGTGCAGCGGTTCCGCGCGGTCGAGGCCAAGTGCGACGCCGTCGTCGTGCTCGGCAGCGACTACACCGACGTGGCCAGCCCCGCCGAGCCGGCGTTCAACGCCCGGATCGCGGCGAACCTCGGCACCCCCGTGCTGCTCGTCCTCAGCGGCCGCCAGTCGCAGGCCACGACCCCCGCCTCGCTCGGCTCGACCGAGGCGCGCTCGCCGGAGCGCATCGGCCAGGTCGCCGCCGCCGCGATCGGCGAGCTCGAATACGGCAACGCCGAGCTGGCGGCCACGATCGTCAACCGCGCCGACGGCGAGCGCGCCGACGAGATCGTCGCCGCCGTGCGGGCGCACACCCCCGACACCCCCGTGTGGTCGCTGCCGGAGGACCCGCTGCTCGTCGCCCCCACGATGGGCGACATCCTGCGCGCGGTCGACGGCGAGCTCGTCAAGGGCGACGAGGCGCTGCTCAGTCGCGAGGCGCTGGGCGTGGTGGTGGCCGCCATGTCGATGACGAACATGCTGCCGCGGCTGACCGAGGGCGCCGTGGTGATCATCCCCGCCGACCGCACCGACGCGCTCCTGGCCGCGCTCACCGCCAACAGCTCGGCGAGCTTCCCGTCGCTGGCGGGCATCGTGTTGAACGGCCCGTTCGAGATCCCCGACGCCATGCAGCACCTCGTCGAGGGCCTGGCGGCGTCGATCCCGATCATCCGCTGCGAGGGCGACACCTACTCCACCGCCGTGCGCATCATGCACACGCGGGGGCGCCTCGCGGCGGCCTCGGCCCAGCGCTACAACCGCGCGCTGTCGCTGTTCGAGAAGAACGTCGACACCGCCGAGCTCACCCGCGTGCTCGGCGTGGCCCGCACCAACGTGGTCACCCCGCTGATGTTCGAGTACGACCTGCTCGAGCGCGCCCGCGCCGACCGCAAGCACATCGTGCTGCCGGAGGGCGACGACGATCGGATCCTCCGCGCCGCCGCCATCCTGCTGGAGCGCGGCGTGGCGCGGCTCACGATCCTCGGCGAGCCGTTCGAGGTGCGCTCGCGCGCCATCGAGCTCGGCCTCGACATCTCGGCCGCCGAGGTGCTCAGCCCGTTCGATCCCGTCCACGTCGACAAGTTCGCCACCGAATACGCCCGCCTGCGCGCGCACAAGGGCATGACGTACGAGCGCGCGGCCGACACCGTCACCGACGTGTCGTACTTCGGCACGATGATGGTGCACATGGGCATGGCCGACGGCATGGTCTCGGGCGCGGCGCACACCACCGCCCACACGATCCGGCCGTCGTTCGAGATCATCAAGACCAAGCCCGGCGTCTCGGTCGTATCGAGCGTGTTCCTCATGGCCCTCGCCGATCGCGTGCTCGTCTACGGCGACTGCGCCG
This genomic interval from Microbacterium sediminis contains the following:
- the pta gene encoding phosphate acetyltransferase; protein product: MARSIYITSAEGHSGKSTIALGTLDALSRVTPRVGVFRTIARSTEERDYVLQMMLDHDGVDLEYDECVGVTYDEVRADPERALGRIVQRFRAVEAKCDAVVVLGSDYTDVASPAEPAFNARIAANLGTPVLLVLSGRQSQATTPASLGSTEARSPERIGQVAAAAIGELEYGNAELAATIVNRADGERADEIVAAVRAHTPDTPVWSLPEDPLLVAPTMGDILRAVDGELVKGDEALLSREALGVVVAAMSMTNMLPRLTEGAVVIIPADRTDALLAALTANSSASFPSLAGIVLNGPFEIPDAMQHLVEGLAASIPIIRCEGDTYSTAVRIMHTRGRLAAASAQRYNRALSLFEKNVDTAELTRVLGVARTNVVTPLMFEYDLLERARADRKHIVLPEGDDDRILRAAAILLERGVARLTILGEPFEVRSRAIELGLDISAAEVLSPFDPVHVDKFATEYARLRAHKGMTYERAADTVTDVSYFGTMMVHMGMADGMVSGAAHTTAHTIRPSFEIIKTKPGVSVVSSVFLMALADRVLVYGDCAVIPDPTSEQLADIAISSAATARQFGIEPRVAMLSYSTGESGTGADVDKVREATRLARERAPELPIEGPIQYDAAADAAVAKAKLPESTVAGRATVFVFPDLNTGNNTYKAVQRSAGAVAIGPVLQGLNKPVNDLSRGALVQDIVNTVALTAIQAQGE
- a CDS encoding nitroreductase/quinone reductase family protein, giving the protein MSEKRPFVPPRWFVTTAWRIHRAIARRGPGRGLWTTADRRGWGSLTLHTRGRRSGEPRLAVVAYLEDGGRWHTLAMNGWSEGHPAWWLNLKADPRATVALADGSRHEVVASRAAGTERDRLWAAWCATNADLDALAASRRTPTDVVLLTPTAG